A window from Hymenobacter volaticus encodes these proteins:
- a CDS encoding cytochrome c oxidase subunit I yields the protein MAANLPNQAQVQGGIGVTEPSTTHHEHALHDDHHHDQHWLFKYVFSTDHKVIAKQFLITGIFWAILGGTLSSIFRLQLGWPESTMAWLTPVLGKWVEAGKLNPEFYLSLVTMHGTIMVFFVLTAGLSGTFSNFLIPLQVGARDMASGFMNMLSYWFFFTSSVIMFLSIFLETGPAAAGWTIYPPLSALPQAIPGSGMGMTMWLVSMALFIVSQLLGGVNYITTVINLRTRGMSMSKLPLTIWAFFLTAILGLLAFPVLFSAALLLIFDRSFGTSFFLSDIYIAGQALPNTGGSPILFQHLFWFLGHPEVYIVIMPAMGMVSEILATNSRKPIFGYRAMIGSLLGISLLSFVVWAHHMFVTGMNPFLGSVFMFLTLIIAVPSAVKTFNWLATLWRGNIRFTSAMLFSIGFVSLFISGGLTGIILGNAALDIQMHNTYFVVAHFHLVMGSSAFFGLFAGVYHWFPKMFGRMMDEKLGYIHFWLTFIGVYLVFLPMHYVGIAGFPRRYYAWTGFEMFSQFADLNKFISIAAILAFFAQFIFVFNFFYSIFRGRRATENPWRSTTLEWTTPVVPGHGNWPGEIPAVYRWPYDYSKPGAVEDFIPQNVPYSKTQSSNLPYENENE from the coding sequence ATGGCTGCTAATCTTCCTAATCAAGCGCAGGTGCAAGGGGGTATCGGTGTAACTGAACCGAGTACCACACACCATGAGCATGCGCTACATGACGACCACCATCACGATCAGCATTGGCTGTTCAAGTATGTATTTAGCACCGACCACAAAGTAATTGCCAAGCAGTTCCTGATTACAGGTATTTTCTGGGCTATTCTAGGTGGTACTTTGTCCAGCATTTTCCGTTTGCAACTCGGCTGGCCCGAGTCAACAATGGCATGGTTGACACCAGTGTTAGGCAAATGGGTAGAGGCTGGTAAGCTGAATCCAGAGTTTTATCTCTCGTTGGTGACGATGCACGGTACCATCATGGTATTCTTTGTGCTGACGGCGGGTCTCTCTGGTACGTTTTCTAACTTCCTGATTCCGCTGCAAGTTGGAGCCCGTGACATGGCTTCAGGCTTTATGAACATGCTCTCGTATTGGTTCTTCTTTACGTCGAGCGTTATTATGTTCTTGTCTATTTTCTTGGAAACTGGCCCGGCTGCAGCTGGTTGGACTATCTATCCGCCGTTAAGCGCATTGCCTCAGGCTATCCCTGGTTCTGGCATGGGCATGACGATGTGGTTAGTGTCGATGGCATTGTTTATCGTATCGCAGTTGCTTGGTGGAGTTAACTACATCACTACCGTAATCAACCTGCGTACCCGCGGCATGAGCATGAGCAAGTTGCCGCTCACAATTTGGGCGTTTTTCCTCACGGCTATTCTTGGATTGCTTGCTTTCCCAGTGCTGTTCTCAGCCGCGTTGCTGCTCATCTTCGACCGTAGCTTCGGTACCAGCTTCTTCCTATCCGACATCTACATTGCTGGTCAGGCGTTGCCTAACACGGGTGGTAGCCCCATTCTGTTTCAGCATTTGTTCTGGTTCTTGGGTCACCCTGAGGTGTATATCGTGATCATGCCCGCTATGGGCATGGTATCAGAGATTCTGGCTACAAACTCTCGTAAGCCTATCTTCGGCTACCGTGCTATGATTGGTTCGCTGCTCGGTATCTCCTTGCTCTCTTTCGTTGTATGGGCTCACCACATGTTCGTGACAGGTATGAATCCGTTCCTGGGCTCAGTGTTCATGTTCTTGACGCTCATCATTGCGGTGCCTTCGGCTGTGAAGACTTTTAACTGGCTAGCTACCTTATGGCGTGGTAACATCCGCTTTACTTCGGCCATGTTGTTCTCCATTGGTTTCGTGTCGCTGTTCATTTCAGGTGGTCTGACAGGTATCATCCTTGGAAACGCCGCTCTTGATATTCAGATGCACAACACCTATTTCGTGGTAGCTCACTTCCACTTAGTAATGGGTAGCTCAGCGTTCTTTGGTTTGTTTGCAGGAGTGTATCATTGGTTCCCGAAGATGTTCGGCCGCATGATGGATGAGAAGCTTGGCTACATCCACTTCTGGCTTACTTTCATCGGTGTTTACTTGGTGTTCTTGCCAATGCACTATGTAGGTATCGCCGGTTTCCCCCGCCGCTACTATGCATGGACTGGTTTCGAGATGTTCAGCCAGTTCGCTGACTTGAACAAGTTCATCTCGATTGCCGCCATCTTGGCATTTTTCGCTCAGTTCATTTTTGTCTTCAACTTCTTCTACAGCATCTTCCGTGGCCGTCGGGCCACAGAAAACCCTTGGCGTTCTACTACGCTAGAGTGGACTACACCGGTAGTACCTGGTCACGGTAACTGGCCTGGCGAAATTCCTGCTGTATACCGTTGGCCTTATGACTATAGCAAGCCTGGAGCAGTAGAAGACTTTATTCCGCAGAACGTACCTTATTCGAAAACTCAGTCTTCGAATTTGCCCTACGAGAACGAGAATGAGTAA
- a CDS encoding cytochrome c oxidase subunit II: MLVLLLVVFGLLFRLQILTSIFSGSSAREFGTSNRVNGILMLVFMVVGGAAFAWSFGDNYDKMNPPIASVHGHATERMFWTTMIIIGIVFVLTQVLLFVYSYKYQHQEGRRAYFFPHNNKIEIIWTVIPAIVMAALVFAGWKEWTRITGPAPKDAVVLEVMGKQFNWLVRYPGRDMKLGVVNYRLIDATNEFGFDLSDKAGLDDFVPGEIHVPKGHPVLLKIRSRDVLHAVYMPHFRVQMYAVPGMPTKFWFTPTKSTDEMRAQLGNPKFNYELACNQICGRGHFAMKFTIVVDEPDDYVAWYAQQKSFSEQNPDVLASFKQKEEKLVVKEAAAAVAMPATKASL, from the coding sequence GTGCTGGTGTTGTTGCTGGTCGTATTTGGCCTACTGTTTCGGCTCCAGATTCTGACTTCAATTTTTTCTGGTAGTTCAGCTCGCGAGTTTGGCACTAGTAACCGTGTAAACGGAATATTGATGCTTGTATTCATGGTCGTAGGTGGTGCCGCCTTCGCTTGGTCGTTTGGCGACAACTATGACAAGATGAATCCACCCATTGCTTCTGTTCATGGCCATGCCACGGAGCGGATGTTTTGGACCACAATGATTATCATCGGGATTGTGTTTGTCTTGACTCAAGTCTTGCTGTTTGTATACTCTTATAAGTATCAGCATCAGGAAGGACGTCGTGCATACTTCTTCCCGCACAATAACAAGATCGAGATCATCTGGACGGTAATTCCGGCCATCGTGATGGCTGCATTGGTTTTCGCTGGTTGGAAAGAGTGGACTCGTATTACTGGTCCAGCGCCTAAAGATGCTGTTGTGTTAGAAGTAATGGGCAAACAGTTCAACTGGTTGGTGCGCTACCCTGGCCGCGACATGAAGCTTGGAGTTGTAAACTACCGTCTTATTGACGCTACCAACGAATTTGGCTTTGATCTCTCAGATAAAGCTGGTCTTGATGACTTTGTGCCCGGTGAAATTCACGTACCAAAGGGTCACCCCGTTTTGCTGAAGATTCGCTCGCGCGATGTATTGCATGCTGTGTACATGCCTCACTTCCGGGTACAGATGTACGCTGTGCCTGGTATGCCAACCAAATTTTGGTTTACGCCTACAAAGTCAACTGATGAGATGCGGGCCCAATTAGGCAACCCAAAGTTCAACTATGAGCTTGCTTGCAATCAAATTTGCGGCCGTGGGCACTTTGCAATGAAATTCACCATTGTAGTAGACGAGCCAGACGATTATGTGGCCTGGTATGCTCAGCAGAAGTCCTTCTCTGAGCAAAACCCAGATGTATTGGCTTCTTTCAAACAGAAGGAAGAAAAGCTGGTTGTAAAGGAGGCGGCTGCCGCGGTAGCTATGCCTGCTACTAAAGCTTCGCTATAA
- a CDS encoding quinol:cytochrome C oxidoreductase, giving the protein MATLTHQESVTAEYLEVSSNTRKRFITIIVAGVILLVIGLILAAFGGGESAHEGAAAAHGATSAGHEGTAHHGSPLWAKRLLVSLWHNNVFFTGVSVIGTVFMAIQYVAYAGWSVLIKRINEALSAWVLPGGVILVLLFGLNLINNDIFHWTLPGIMTKGSATFDPIIAGKSGFLSVPFYLIRTISYIAIWVVFTNKLRTLSLQEDLNGGTEYFHKSITASALFLVLFAVTSSMAAWDWVMSIDTHWFSTMFGWYVFASWWVSGIAATTLCVILLKQAGYLRFIQAGHLHDLGKFMFGFSIFWTYVWFSQFMLIWYANLPEEAVYFNQRLGGFNGQYTWLFFFNLLINFAFPFLVLMTRDAKRQMIMLKIVCIAILIGHWFDFYLMIMPATMQANNGFVIEFGVALVFLGSFLLLMTKRLSQASLVPVHHPFLDESVHHTT; this is encoded by the coding sequence ATGGCAACTCTGACGCATCAAGAGAGCGTAACGGCGGAATACCTAGAGGTTTCGTCAAACACCCGCAAGAGATTCATAACTATAATTGTTGCTGGCGTCATTTTGCTAGTGATAGGGTTGATACTAGCTGCATTTGGCGGTGGTGAATCAGCTCATGAGGGTGCTGCAGCAGCACACGGGGCTACTAGTGCAGGGCATGAAGGCACTGCACATCATGGCAGTCCGCTTTGGGCAAAGCGCCTTCTAGTGAGTTTATGGCATAACAACGTGTTCTTCACTGGTGTATCCGTGATTGGCACTGTGTTTATGGCTATCCAATATGTAGCCTATGCTGGCTGGTCTGTTTTGATCAAGCGTATCAATGAGGCACTGAGTGCTTGGGTATTACCAGGCGGCGTTATCTTGGTTCTCCTTTTCGGCTTGAACCTCATTAACAACGACATTTTCCACTGGACGCTGCCAGGTATAATGACTAAAGGCAGCGCCACTTTCGATCCTATCATTGCAGGTAAGTCTGGCTTCCTAAGTGTTCCTTTCTACCTGATTCGCACCATTTCTTATATCGCAATATGGGTGGTGTTTACGAATAAGCTACGGACGTTGTCGTTGCAAGAGGATTTGAATGGTGGTACTGAGTACTTCCATAAGAGTATCACTGCTTCAGCTCTTTTCTTAGTTCTGTTTGCGGTTACATCCTCAATGGCGGCTTGGGACTGGGTGATGTCTATTGACACCCACTGGTTCTCTACCATGTTTGGTTGGTATGTATTTGCTTCTTGGTGGGTATCAGGTATTGCAGCTACTACGCTTTGTGTTATTCTGCTTAAGCAGGCAGGGTACTTGCGTTTTATTCAAGCTGGACACTTGCATGATTTAGGCAAGTTCATGTTTGGATTTAGCATCTTCTGGACTTACGTGTGGTTTTCTCAGTTCATGCTGATTTGGTACGCAAACTTGCCCGAAGAAGCAGTATACTTCAATCAGCGTTTGGGTGGATTCAATGGTCAATACACTTGGTTGTTTTTCTTCAACCTGCTCATCAACTTTGCTTTCCCTTTCTTAGTGTTGATGACGCGTGATGCTAAGCGGCAAATGATCATGCTTAAGATCGTTTGTATCGCCATTCTAATCGGCCACTGGTTTGATTTTTATTTAATGATCATGCCAGCAACTATGCAGGCCAATAATGGGTTTGTAATAGAGTTCGGGGTTGCACTTGTATTCTTGGGAAGCTTCTTGCTGTTGATGACTAAGCGTCTTTCTCAGGCTTCTCTGGTTCCTGTACATCATCCATTCTTGGACGAAAGCGTTCATCATACCACCTGA
- a CDS encoding c-type cytochrome, with the protein MTHSLKLGLQASAIVFASVLSTGCNRADDPGLEYAPEMYYPIPYEPLKQMNTNTVNPMGLNERTPVVGTVPLGKLNYYSHIPKDSVGIAERTLKNPAPYTKENLQEGQTLYTRNCQHCHGEQGDGQGPVAAKFKGVPSYSAGAYKNMNDGHIYHVIQWGKGRMMPHGSQVAPDERWRIAMYVRMLQQGKGPEGMADFLKARGQDSGLSSESTDGQNQAPVQEAQADKESVTPGQGGVEARNGTNLSSETAKPQN; encoded by the coding sequence ATGACGCATTCGCTGAAATTAGGTCTGCAAGCGTCGGCTATCGTGTTTGCTTCGGTGCTCTCCACCGGGTGCAACCGTGCTGACGATCCTGGCCTCGAGTATGCTCCGGAAATGTATTACCCAATTCCGTATGAGCCACTGAAGCAGATGAATACCAACACCGTTAACCCAATGGGTCTTAACGAGCGTACTCCGGTAGTTGGTACTGTTCCACTAGGTAAGCTTAACTATTACTCACACATCCCAAAAGATAGTGTGGGGATTGCTGAGCGGACTTTAAAAAACCCTGCTCCTTATACCAAAGAAAACCTGCAAGAAGGCCAGACGCTATATACGCGTAATTGCCAGCACTGCCATGGTGAGCAAGGTGATGGCCAAGGTCCCGTTGCCGCTAAGTTCAAAGGTGTACCATCTTATTCAGCTGGTGCCTATAAGAACATGAACGATGGGCACATTTACCATGTAATTCAATGGGGTAAAGGCCGCATGATGCCACATGGTTCTCAAGTAGCTCCCGATGAACGCTGGAGAATTGCCATGTATGTACGCATGCTGCAACAAGGAAAGGGCCCAGAAGGAATGGCTGATTTCTTAAAAGCTAGAGGCCAAGATTCCGGCTTGTCTTCAGAATCTACTGATGGTCAAAACCAAGCTCCAGTTCAGGAAGCACAAGCTGATAAGGAGTCTGTAACACCCGGACAGGGCGGCGTAGAAGCAAGAAACGGAACCAATCTTTCAAGCGAAACGGCTAAACCGCAGAATTAA
- a CDS encoding DUF3341 domain-containing protein, with protein sequence MSKRFALGIFEDEDVLLHAIENVREAGVKIYEVFSPFPVHGIDDALGIERSRLPIAAFFLGMTGLAFALWLQIYTLGFDWPMIIGGKPHIALPAFIPVAFELTVFFTCHGMVITFYTISNLYPRWKTPVLDVRATDDKFVMAIEMNEKTDLNHLTQLLRANGASEVNEKEMSKF encoded by the coding sequence ATGAGTAAGCGCTTTGCCCTCGGCATCTTTGAAGACGAGGACGTGCTATTGCACGCAATTGAAAACGTTCGGGAAGCGGGCGTAAAAATCTATGAAGTGTTCTCTCCGTTCCCAGTACACGGCATTGATGATGCTTTAGGAATAGAACGCTCCCGGCTACCTATTGCAGCCTTCTTTCTAGGTATGACTGGGTTAGCTTTTGCTTTGTGGTTGCAGATTTACACACTAGGCTTCGACTGGCCGATGATCATTGGTGGTAAGCCCCACATTGCCCTGCCTGCTTTCATTCCTGTGGCTTTCGAGTTGACAGTGTTCTTCACTTGCCACGGAATGGTTATTACATTCTACACCATTAGTAACCTTTATCCTCGCTGGAAAACACCAGTATTAGACGTGCGGGCCACTGATGACAAGTTTGTGATGGCTATTGAAATGAACGAGAAAACTGACTTGAACCATCTGACACAGTTGTTGCGCGCTAATGGCGCCTCAGAAGTGAACGAGAAAGAAATGTCTAAATTCTAA
- the nrfD gene encoding NrfD/PsrC family molybdoenzyme membrane anchor subunit, with protein MQHVSPVREPLVTGGKTYHDVTQDICRQVEAKPNIRWMAALSVALFFLGIFLYSVYRTLWYGIGEWGLNKTVGWAWDITNFVWWVGIGHAGTLISAVLLLFRQKWRSSINRAAEAMTIFAVICAAMFPVLHMGRPWLAYWVFPFQNTFGSLWVNFNSPLLWDVFAISTYFTVSLVFWYTGLVPDFATIRDRAKGPIAKVAYSLLSFGWKGSAKHWSRYETVSLILAGVSTPLVLSVHTIVSMDFATSVVPGWHTTIFPPYFVAGAIFSGFAMVLTLMLITRVVFKLEDYITLEHIALMNKIMMVTGSIVGVAYITEFFIAWYSQVEFEQYAFINRATGPYWWAYASMMTCNVITPQLVWFRRVRYSIPLTFILSIIVNIGMWFERFVIIVTSLHRDYLPSSWVMFSPSIIDIGIYVGTLGLFFTLFLLFAKFFPVVNMAEVKTILKYTVDNGPTYTGIHGHSEQAHQPATHGVPASAPVNYNKHE; from the coding sequence ATGCAGCACGTATCGCCTGTACGGGAGCCGCTCGTAACCGGGGGGAAAACGTACCATGACGTCACACAAGATATTTGCCGCCAGGTAGAAGCCAAACCCAACATCCGTTGGATGGCAGCCTTAAGCGTGGCGCTCTTTTTCCTCGGGATCTTTCTTTACTCTGTATACCGTACGCTTTGGTACGGCATTGGAGAGTGGGGACTTAACAAAACAGTGGGTTGGGCTTGGGATATTACCAACTTCGTATGGTGGGTAGGTATCGGTCACGCAGGTACACTGATCTCAGCTGTACTGTTGCTGTTCCGTCAGAAGTGGCGCTCGTCTATCAACCGTGCTGCTGAAGCAATGACCATATTCGCCGTAATATGCGCGGCTATGTTCCCTGTGCTACACATGGGCCGTCCGTGGTTGGCTTATTGGGTGTTTCCATTCCAAAACACATTCGGTTCGTTGTGGGTAAACTTCAACTCGCCGCTCCTTTGGGACGTTTTCGCTATTTCGACATACTTCACTGTATCATTGGTATTCTGGTACACCGGTCTAGTACCTGATTTTGCTACCATTCGTGACCGGGCTAAAGGTCCTATTGCTAAAGTAGCTTACTCGTTGTTGAGCTTCGGCTGGAAGGGATCGGCTAAACACTGGTCGCGCTACGAAACTGTTTCTTTGATCCTAGCTGGCGTTTCTACGCCGCTTGTACTCTCGGTACACACCATTGTATCGATGGACTTTGCTACTTCAGTAGTACCAGGCTGGCACACGACCATTTTCCCTCCCTATTTCGTAGCAGGTGCTATCTTCTCGGGATTTGCTATGGTACTCACCTTGATGCTTATCACGCGTGTAGTGTTCAAACTGGAAGATTACATCACGCTGGAACACATTGCCCTCATGAACAAAATCATGATGGTAACTGGCTCCATCGTAGGGGTAGCTTATATTACAGAGTTCTTCATTGCTTGGTATTCGCAAGTTGAATTTGAGCAGTACGCATTTATCAACCGTGCTACTGGTCCTTACTGGTGGGCTTACGCCTCGATGATGACTTGTAACGTTATCACTCCTCAGCTGGTGTGGTTCCGCAGAGTTCGTTACAGCATTCCTTTGACGTTCATCTTGTCTATTATCGTGAACATCGGTATGTGGTTTGAGCGTTTTGTGATCATCGTAACCTCTCTACACCGTGACTATTTGCCTTCGAGCTGGGTAATGTTCTCGCCTAGCATCATCGACATAGGCATCTATGTGGGTACGCTTGGTTTGTTCTTCACGCTATTCCTGCTCTTCGCTAAGTTCTTCCCTGTAGTAAACATGGCGGAGGTTAAGACTATCCTGAAATACACTGTTGACAACGGTCCAACTTACACTGGTATCCATGGTCACAGCGAACAAGCTCACCAACCTGCCACTCACGGTGTTCCAGCTTCGGCACCCGTAAACTACAACAAGCATGAGTAA
- a CDS encoding TAT-variant-translocated molybdopterin oxidoreductase gives MQESPKYWKGIEELENSPEFVKNAFSEFSDFLPVKESHASSDASAAPRRDFLKLMGFGIAAATLASCEAPVRKAIPYLNKPEEVDPGIANFYASTYFNGTDYNSVLVKTREGRPIKLEGNPESPITRGGLSARAQASVLSLYDKARLQSFAIKGKVAQKDQVDQEIRTKLAAAKGRIAIVSPTVISPSTKKVIADFAARYPNTEHVMYDANSQSALLRANGGVLPAFDFSKADVIVSLGADFLGTWISPVEYAPQYITNRKVSSERRRMSRHFQFETMMTLTGANADIRVPIKPSEMGATTLALYNEIVGGSSNTTNKQLKQAAAELKAARGRSLVVSGSNDVAVQTLVAAINQNLGNVGTSIDLTNASLVRQGDDARLLRLVNDMNAGTVGAVIFYNANPAYDHPLAEKVKSGIAKVPVSISLNDRLDETGSLCYYACPDHHYLESWNDYEPRRGYLSLAQPAISPLFGTRQAQDSLLIWAGNPQTYYNYLRTSWRGVLTGDFQKGWDKAVHDGVAVGSLSPAVQPQVAPAIEVNQAIAAISAAPKPSGVELCLYEKVGIGPGSCEANNPWLQELPDPVSKATWGNYVAVPREMALANKWEQNDVLKVTSNGKSIELPVLIQPGQAKGTVSIAIGYGREKSGRVGDKVGANAYPFVGVSRDNSLVYTGEVKLEKTGATAPIAQTQTHHTIMDRKSVVQEATLAQYIKNPKEVTEYETISTPEGPQKPNKVSLWQDYEYKNHHWGMAIDLNSCIGCGSCVIGCQVENNIAVVGKQEVINRREMHWLRIDRYYSSDAHKEDFETKGKLDTYAAMEDPSENPSVIFQPMLCQHCNHAPCETVCPVLATTHSSEGLNQMTYNRCVGTRYCANNCPYKVRRFNWFSYYSNEKFEDVNNHMFSDLGRMVLNPDVTVRARGVMEKCSFCVQRIQLAKLDAKKQKRRPKDGEVVTACAQSCPTQAITFGDLRDPNTRVAQIWRREDGERAFKVIDSINTQPNITYLTKIRNRDKSEFNA, from the coding sequence ATGCAAGAATCGCCCAAGTACTGGAAGGGAATTGAGGAATTAGAGAACTCGCCGGAGTTTGTGAAAAACGCGTTTAGCGAATTCTCGGACTTTCTGCCCGTAAAAGAATCACATGCATCTTCGGATGCTTCTGCAGCGCCACGTCGTGACTTCCTTAAGCTAATGGGCTTTGGCATTGCGGCTGCTACGTTAGCTAGCTGCGAAGCACCTGTTCGGAAGGCTATTCCTTATTTGAATAAGCCTGAGGAAGTAGATCCAGGCATCGCCAACTTCTACGCCTCCACTTACTTCAACGGCACTGATTACAACAGTGTCTTAGTAAAGACTCGTGAGGGTCGGCCAATTAAGTTAGAAGGTAATCCCGAGTCGCCAATTACGCGTGGCGGTTTGTCGGCACGGGCGCAGGCTTCTGTACTGAGCCTCTACGATAAGGCACGTCTGCAGAGCTTTGCCATTAAAGGAAAAGTTGCTCAGAAAGATCAAGTAGACCAGGAAATTCGCACTAAGCTAGCTGCTGCGAAAGGTCGAATTGCTATTGTTTCGCCAACTGTTATCAGCCCATCAACCAAAAAGGTTATCGCTGATTTTGCTGCGCGTTACCCGAACACAGAGCACGTAATGTATGATGCTAATTCGCAGTCAGCATTGCTACGTGCGAATGGAGGAGTACTACCTGCTTTCGATTTCAGTAAAGCGGACGTAATTGTTAGCCTAGGAGCTGATTTCTTAGGAACCTGGATTTCTCCGGTTGAATACGCTCCTCAATATATCACCAACCGTAAAGTTTCGAGTGAGAGACGGCGAATGTCGCGTCACTTCCAGTTCGAGACGATGATGACGCTGACGGGTGCTAATGCTGACATTCGTGTGCCAATCAAGCCATCTGAAATGGGGGCCACTACATTGGCACTCTACAACGAGATTGTAGGCGGTAGCAGCAATACCACCAACAAGCAACTGAAGCAAGCGGCTGCCGAGCTAAAGGCTGCACGTGGCCGCAGCTTAGTAGTGTCGGGTTCCAATGATGTAGCTGTGCAAACGTTGGTAGCAGCTATCAATCAGAACCTAGGCAACGTTGGCACCTCTATAGACTTGACGAATGCTTCGTTGGTGCGTCAAGGAGATGACGCTCGGTTGCTACGTCTCGTAAATGATATGAACGCCGGCACTGTAGGAGCCGTCATCTTCTACAATGCTAATCCTGCTTACGATCATCCTCTAGCGGAGAAAGTGAAAAGCGGCATTGCTAAAGTGCCTGTAAGCATTTCTCTAAACGATCGGTTAGACGAAACTGGTTCGTTGTGCTATTATGCTTGCCCTGACCACCACTATTTAGAATCTTGGAACGATTACGAGCCAAGACGCGGATACTTGAGCCTGGCCCAGCCTGCTATTTCTCCTTTGTTTGGCACTCGTCAGGCACAAGACAGCTTACTCATATGGGCAGGAAATCCGCAGACATACTATAACTACTTGCGCACTTCATGGCGCGGTGTCTTGACTGGTGATTTCCAGAAAGGTTGGGACAAGGCAGTTCATGATGGTGTAGCGGTTGGTTCACTTTCTCCTGCAGTACAGCCTCAGGTAGCACCAGCCATCGAGGTTAATCAAGCCATTGCAGCTATTTCAGCTGCTCCTAAGCCTAGCGGCGTAGAGTTGTGCTTGTACGAAAAGGTAGGTATTGGTCCAGGCAGCTGTGAGGCTAACAATCCTTGGTTGCAAGAATTACCTGATCCTGTATCAAAAGCCACTTGGGGTAACTATGTAGCTGTTCCACGTGAGATGGCCTTGGCTAACAAGTGGGAACAGAATGACGTTCTTAAGGTGACTTCTAATGGAAAGTCCATAGAGCTTCCTGTTCTGATTCAGCCTGGTCAAGCTAAAGGCACTGTAAGCATCGCCATCGGTTACGGCCGTGAAAAGTCTGGTCGAGTAGGGGACAAGGTTGGTGCCAACGCTTATCCATTCGTTGGAGTGAGCCGTGACAATAGCCTCGTTTACACGGGTGAGGTGAAGTTGGAGAAAACTGGCGCAACCGCACCAATTGCCCAAACTCAGACTCACCATACCATCATGGACCGTAAGTCTGTGGTGCAGGAGGCTACTTTGGCCCAGTACATTAAAAACCCCAAAGAGGTAACGGAATACGAAACTATTTCTACTCCAGAAGGGCCTCAGAAGCCAAATAAGGTTTCACTGTGGCAGGATTACGAGTACAAAAATCACCACTGGGGTATGGCTATCGACCTCAATTCGTGCATTGGCTGCGGCTCGTGCGTGATTGGGTGTCAGGTAGAAAATAACATTGCAGTAGTAGGCAAGCAAGAAGTAATTAACCGTCGTGAAATGCACTGGTTGCGTATCGACCGTTATTATAGCTCAGATGCTCATAAAGAAGACTTCGAGACTAAGGGCAAGCTAGATACTTACGCTGCCATGGAAGATCCTTCGGAAAACCCATCGGTAATCTTCCAGCCAATGCTTTGTCAGCATTGCAATCACGCTCCTTGTGAAACGGTTTGCCCCGTACTTGCTACAACGCACAGTTCAGAAGGTCTCAATCAGATGACCTACAACCGTTGCGTAGGAACCCGCTACTGTGCCAACAACTGTCCTTATAAGGTTCGTCGCTTCAACTGGTTCTCGTACTATTCAAACGAGAAGTTCGAAGACGTAAACAACCACATGTTCTCGGATTTGGGACGTATGGTGCTGAACCCAGATGTAACGGTGCGGGCTCGGGGTGTAATGGAGAAATGCAGCTTCTGCGTACAGCGTATTCAGCTTGCCAAGCTGGATGCTAAGAAGCAAAAGCGCCGCCCTAAGGATGGAGAAGTGGTAACTGCTTGTGCTCAATCTTGCCCGACACAAGCTATTACATTCGGCGATTTGCGCGATCCAAACACTCGCGTTGCGCAAATCTGGCGTCGGGAGGATGGTGAGCGGGCTTTCAAAGTGATTGATTCTATCAACACTCAGCCTAACATCACGTACCTGACTAAGATTCGCAACAGAGACAAGTCGGAATTTAACGCCTAA